In Clostridia bacterium, the genomic window GTAAAGAGGAGATGATTTGATGTTTAAAGAAATGAGAAGACAGGATAGAAAGATAGATAATTCAGAAGCGATACGTGTACTAGAGGCCGGTCAATACGGCATACTCTCTACCACAGGCAGTGATGGCTATGCATACGGTATACCCATTAGTTATACATATAGTAATGACAGCATATACTTCCACTGTGCCGTGGAAGGGCAAAAGCTGGAGAATATAAAGCACAGCAACAAGGTATCCTTCTGCGTAGTAGGAGAGACAACTCCTCTACCCCAAAGCTTCAGTGTGAATTACGAAAGCGTAATAATATTCGGCAAGGCCGTTGAGATATTTGAAAGCGAAAAGCAGGCAGCTCTGGAAGCTATAGTTGCAAAGTACTCTGCAGCTTTCACAAAAGAGGGCTTGGAGTATATAAAGAAGTCTTCCGGTGATACCAGGTTGTTTAAAATAGAAATAGAAAATATTACCGGTAAAGCACGAAGGTAGTTAAAATCAGCTGTTGGGAGGTATGTGCTATGACAGAAGTAAAAAAGCAAAACTGCTGAGATACTTCACAGCAAGCAGTTGGGTCCAACTGCTCAGCAACCATGGAAAATGCATACGATTATTTAAA contains:
- a CDS encoding pyridoxamine 5'-phosphate oxidase family protein encodes the protein MFKEMRRQDRKIDNSEAIRVLEAGQYGILSTTGSDGYAYGIPISYTYSNDSIYFHCAVEGQKLENIKHSNKVSFCVVGETTPLPQSFSVNYESVIIFGKAVEIFESEKQAALEAIVAKYSAAFTKEGLEYIKKSSGDTRLFKIEIENITGKARR